The following are from one region of the Bactrocera oleae isolate idBacOlea1 chromosome 6, idBacOlea1, whole genome shotgun sequence genome:
- the Hsc20 gene encoding iron-sulfur cluster co-chaperone protein HscB: MRRLSRCLHTIRLELNNNVDCAHLPSLANFCIVPKFVEEGKDAVIRAAKSSTIRNSSKYIATQQIRKYVPTTSSMDENPCWNCKENGRKNHMLCLSCGFLQDVDMEINYFHLLNFPNNFPLEQQELTRRFRQLQTLVHPDKFSNRTSREQNNSADWSALINRAYKTLSAPIERGQYLLKLEGEQMPQDNSTLNKEFLMEMMELNEEVEDAKSSEDLERLNESIVQQLNEAVKELSIAFESKALPAAKLLLVKMKYLLSVQKSIKNKLQKMMGG; encoded by the exons ATGCGGCGTTTATCGAGATGTTTGCATACTATTCGTTTGGAGTTGAACAACAATGTGGATTGCGCGCATCTACCAAGTTTAGCTAATTTTTGCATTGTCCCTAAGTTTGTAGAAGAAGGGAAGGATGCTGTTATTAGAGCTGCAAAATCAAGCACAATTAGGAATTCTTCAAAGTATATTGCGACACAGCAAATTCGTAAATATGTGCCAACAACCAGCTCAATGGATGAAAACCCATGTTGGAACTGTAAAGAGAATGGTCGTAAAAATCATATGTTGTGCTTGTCATGTGGCTTCTTACAAGATGTAGATATGGAAATT AACTACTTTCATTTGCttaattttccaaacaatttcCCATTGGAACAGCAAGAGCTAACGCGACGATTTCGACAACTACAAACCTTGGTACATCCGGACAAATTCAGCAACAG AACATCGAGGGAGCAGAATAACTCTGCGGACTGGAGTGCCCTAATAAATAGAGCTTACAAAACTCTGTCGGCTCCAATAGAGCGTGgtcaatatttattaaagctGGAAGGGGAGCAAATGCCGCAGGATAATAGCACTTTAAATAAGGAGTTTCTTATGGAAATGATGGAACTCAATGAGGAAGTGGAGGACGCGAAGTCCAGTGAAGATTTGGAGCGCCTTAATGAAAGTATTGTGCAACAATTAAACGAAGCTGTAAAGGAGTTAAGCATCGCATTTGAGTCAAAAGCGCTGCCTGCGGCAAAGTTGCTACTAGTCAAAATGAAGTATTTGCTAAGTGTTCAGAAGAGTATCAAGAATAAGCTGCAAAAAATGATGGGTGGTTAA